A single window of Leptolyngbya ohadii IS1 DNA harbors:
- a CDS encoding Glu/Leu/Phe/Val family dehydrogenase, with protein sequence MSSSHPGTIATPVSGSSVAGHPSGSLLSDANTRLEKALRYVTIGEDAFERLKSPKASLTVSIPVRMDDGSLKVFQGYRVRYDDSRGPTKGGIRFHPNVTLDEVESLAFWMTFKCAALNLPFGGAKGGVTVNPKVLSKFELERLSRGYIDAIADFIGPDVDIPAPDVYTNAMIMGWMMDQYSTIRRQITPGVVTGKPVTMGGSLGRETATAMGAFFTIETLMPKLNEARGEADRPRSKATVAIQGFGNAGSVLAELLYRAGYRIVAVSDSQGGVYAEQGLDIPSVRKIKESVRGIQAVYCEGSVCSQVDHEVLTNEQLLELDVDILIPAALENQITAENADRIQAKYIFEVANGPITSAADDILERKGIQVFPDILVNAGGVTVSYFEWVQNRSGLYWSLEEVNDRLKVKMTEETERIWQTAAELSCSMRTAAYVHALDRLGQALRARGTHEDYRS encoded by the coding sequence ATGTCTAGCTCTCATCCCGGCACGATCGCAACACCCGTGTCCGGTTCTTCTGTAGCCGGTCATCCATCCGGTTCTCTTTTATCTGACGCCAATACTCGCCTGGAGAAGGCTCTCCGCTATGTGACGATCGGCGAAGATGCGTTTGAACGGCTTAAATCCCCCAAAGCCAGCCTTACAGTTTCCATTCCGGTGCGGATGGATGATGGTTCGCTAAAGGTCTTTCAGGGGTATCGCGTCCGCTACGACGACAGCCGGGGACCGACTAAGGGCGGTATTCGCTTCCATCCCAACGTCACCCTGGACGAAGTAGAATCCCTGGCTTTCTGGATGACGTTTAAATGCGCTGCGCTGAATCTGCCGTTTGGCGGGGCAAAGGGAGGCGTGACGGTAAATCCCAAAGTCCTCTCCAAGTTTGAACTGGAGCGACTGAGCCGGGGATATATCGACGCGATCGCCGACTTCATTGGACCCGATGTGGACATTCCCGCCCCGGACGTTTACACCAATGCCATGATCATGGGCTGGATGATGGATCAGTACAGTACGATCCGCCGTCAGATTACCCCCGGCGTTGTAACTGGAAAACCCGTGACGATGGGAGGCAGTCTGGGACGGGAAACCGCGACGGCAATGGGGGCATTCTTTACGATCGAAACCCTGATGCCCAAACTCAACGAAGCCAGAGGAGAAGCCGATCGTCCCCGCAGCAAAGCCACCGTGGCGATCCAGGGATTTGGCAATGCCGGATCGGTGCTGGCAGAGTTGCTTTATCGGGCAGGCTATCGAATTGTTGCCGTGAGCGATTCCCAGGGCGGCGTGTATGCGGAACAGGGGCTTGATATTCCCAGCGTCCGCAAAATCAAAGAGTCGGTTCGGGGCATCCAGGCGGTTTACTGCGAAGGCTCAGTGTGCAGCCAGGTTGACCATGAGGTGCTCACGAATGAGCAGTTGCTCGAACTCGATGTGGACATTCTGATCCCCGCCGCTCTGGAAAATCAAATTACCGCCGAAAATGCCGATCGCATCCAAGCCAAATACATCTTCGAGGTGGCAAACGGACCCATTACCTCCGCCGCAGACGACATTCTGGAGCGCAAAGGGATTCAGGTCTTCCCGGATATTCTGGTGAACGCAGGCGGCGTCACGGTGAGCTACTTCGAGTGGGTGCAGAACCGCAGCGGACTCTACTGGAGCCTGGAGGAAGTCAACGATCGCCTCAAAGTCAAAATGACCGAAGAAACAGAGCGCATCTGGCAAACCGCAGCGGAACTCTCCTGTTCTATGCGGACGGCGGCTTATGTTCATGCCCTCGATCGGCTGGGGCAAGCTCTGCGGGCAAGGGGAACGCATGAGGACTATCGGAGTTAG
- a CDS encoding peptidoglycan D,D-transpeptidase FtsI family protein, with product MATPSSRFSAKSASRSARSPRLRQDSSVQNRKGASVTPITQRRGRSSGSSRPLKSVRRDRRFDGFGSPPELTAKQQRQRFLIVWLIMVGAIFLLLLNLMKIQVFQAGMLRDRANEQQVVNLRPVTPRRPIVDRAGNPLAIDQPVYTLFAHPVMFGEAKEKIAADLAPIVGQSVQQLIEKFGSQESGIRIRDNISEDTQSRIVRLGFDGLELVPQQERVYPQQDLFSEIVGFVNDDRVGQSGIEATQEKHLEQSVSAMTLRRAGDGGIVPIDLPDHFLQHQKDDLRLQLTVDSRLQRAVRSALEAQVKKYSAKRGVVAVMNVQDGSIRSLVTAPTFDPNKFYEAETEQLRNWALTDLYEPGSTFKPLNVAIALDAGTVSPDSSFYDEGAIQVDGWSIQNSDFSYAGGRGQLTLTEIMKYSSNVGMVHLMETLQPGLFYGWLEKLQINQPTGIDLPSEQSGQLKDYAQFTQSVIEPATTAFGQGFSLTPIKLLQLQAMIANGGKRVTPHVVRGLIDPKGSLVWKPDLPAPEAIFTPQTADSVLKMMEAVVEDGTGKPAAIPGYRIAGKTGTAQKASPEGGYIDGARITSFVSIFPVESPRYVIIAVVDEPKGDDAYGGTVAAPIVKEVMESIIAIDHLPPAKPESVENVEQPAN from the coding sequence ATGGCTACTCCTTCTTCCCGCTTTTCCGCTAAATCCGCTTCCCGATCTGCTCGATCTCCCCGCCTCCGGCAAGACTCCTCTGTCCAGAATCGGAAGGGGGCTTCGGTAACGCCGATTACTCAGCGACGAGGCAGATCCTCCGGCAGTTCAAGACCGTTAAAATCCGTCCGGCGCGATCGTCGGTTTGATGGATTTGGGTCGCCGCCGGAACTGACTGCCAAGCAACAGCGACAGCGATTCCTGATTGTCTGGCTGATTATGGTGGGAGCCATATTCCTGCTGCTGTTAAACCTGATGAAAATCCAGGTATTTCAGGCGGGAATGCTGCGCGATCGGGCAAACGAACAGCAGGTAGTTAATCTTCGTCCGGTCACGCCCCGTCGCCCTATTGTGGATCGGGCAGGCAATCCTCTGGCGATCGATCAGCCCGTGTACACCCTGTTTGCCCATCCGGTGATGTTTGGTGAGGCAAAGGAGAAAATTGCCGCTGATCTAGCGCCGATCGTGGGTCAGTCGGTGCAGCAGCTCATTGAGAAATTCGGCTCCCAGGAAAGCGGGATTCGCATCCGGGACAACATTTCGGAGGATACGCAGTCTCGCATTGTCAGGCTGGGTTTTGATGGCTTAGAGCTGGTGCCGCAGCAGGAGCGGGTGTATCCACAGCAGGATTTGTTCTCGGAAATTGTGGGCTTTGTAAACGACGATCGCGTTGGGCAGTCGGGCATTGAAGCCACGCAGGAAAAACATCTGGAGCAGTCCGTTTCAGCAATGACCCTGCGGCGTGCCGGAGATGGGGGAATTGTGCCGATTGATTTGCCGGATCATTTCCTTCAGCATCAGAAAGACGATCTGCGACTTCAGTTGACCGTAGACAGTCGGCTTCAGCGAGCGGTTCGATCGGCTCTGGAGGCACAGGTCAAGAAATACAGCGCCAAGCGAGGCGTCGTTGCGGTGATGAACGTGCAGGACGGCTCAATTCGATCGCTGGTGACAGCTCCTACGTTTGATCCCAACAAATTCTACGAGGCAGAAACGGAGCAGCTCCGTAACTGGGCACTCACCGACCTCTACGAGCCGGGATCAACCTTTAAGCCGCTGAATGTGGCGATCGCGCTTGATGCTGGAACAGTGAGTCCCGATTCCTCTTTCTACGATGAAGGAGCGATCCAGGTAGACGGCTGGTCTATCCAAAACTCGGACTTCAGCTACGCAGGGGGCAGAGGGCAGCTCACGCTCACCGAAATTATGAAATACTCCAGCAACGTGGGCATGGTTCACCTGATGGAGACGCTGCAACCGGGCTTGTTCTACGGCTGGCTGGAAAAGCTTCAGATCAATCAGCCGACCGGAATTGATTTGCCCTCCGAACAAAGCGGACAGCTCAAGGACTATGCCCAGTTCACCCAATCGGTGATCGAACCGGCAACGACTGCCTTTGGACAGGGCTTCTCCCTCACTCCCATTAAACTGCTTCAGCTCCAGGCAATGATTGCCAATGGCGGTAAACGGGTTACGCCCCATGTGGTGCGCGGTCTAATTGACCCGAAGGGCAGTTTAGTCTGGAAGCCAGATCTGCCTGCCCCGGAAGCAATTTTCACGCCTCAAACAGCAGACTCCGTCCTGAAAATGATGGAAGCTGTCGTGGAGGACGGAACCGGAAAACCCGCTGCAATTCCGGGCTACCGCATCGCCGGAAAAACCGGAACCGCACAAAAAGCCAGCCCTGAAGGCGGCTATATCGACGGCGCAAGAATCACCAGCTTTGTCAGCATTTTTCCGGTGGAGTCGCCCCGCTATGTCATCATTGCCGTGGTAGATGAGCCCAAAGGAGACGATGCTTATGGTGGAACCGTTGCTGCCCCGATCGTCAAAGAAGTGATGGAGTCAATTATTGCGATCGATCATCTGCCGCCTGCGAAGCCAGAGAGTGTGGAAAATGTAGAGCAACCCGCAAACTAA
- a CDS encoding glutamine synthetase family protein, whose protein sequence is MTQDWQELLGSAAVRFVRIVWCDNANVIRAKAFHTAFLEEHKDWGIGISIAQQAVPVMYDAPALESGLGPVGEAWLVPDWSTFARLPYAPSHARVMGTMMRDGQPWALCPRSFLQRMIAQSQAVGLDVKAAFENEFYLLSPSSDGIKPVDRTLFAASLGMDQNHAVIDDITDALIAQGIAVERYYPESGHGQHEISVRYTDAMAAADQQIAFRETVRGVALQHGLIASFVPKLFADQAGSGCHLHLSLWRQGENLMPNRQNPGELSPLAQSFIAGILDHLPALMAITTPSINSYRRLQPHFWSGAFRCWGHDNREAAVRIPSSPSQPSPTHLELKTVDASANPYLALGATIAAGLNGIKRGLILPNEVTRDPGTFSESERRERQIDRLPTTLGEAIDHLKQDTHLLNALGSPLAQAFLAVRQAEWAAMQGMTLEEEVEMLVERY, encoded by the coding sequence ATGACTCAAGACTGGCAGGAACTTCTCGGCTCAGCAGCAGTGCGCTTTGTGCGAATTGTGTGGTGCGATAATGCCAACGTGATTCGGGCAAAGGCATTCCACACGGCATTTCTGGAAGAACACAAGGACTGGGGCATTGGAATTTCGATCGCCCAACAAGCCGTTCCCGTGATGTACGATGCGCCTGCTCTGGAGAGCGGTCTGGGTCCGGTGGGAGAAGCCTGGCTCGTGCCGGACTGGTCAACCTTTGCGCGCCTGCCCTACGCGCCGAGTCATGCCCGTGTGATGGGAACCATGATGCGCGACGGACAGCCCTGGGCACTCTGTCCCCGCAGTTTTTTGCAGCGCATGATCGCTCAGTCACAGGCAGTTGGACTAGACGTAAAAGCCGCCTTTGAAAACGAATTCTATCTGCTCTCGCCTAGCAGTGATGGAATTAAGCCAGTCGATCGCACCCTGTTTGCCGCCTCGCTGGGCATGGATCAAAATCATGCCGTGATCGATGACATCACCGACGCTCTGATCGCCCAGGGAATTGCCGTCGAGCGGTACTACCCCGAATCCGGTCACGGTCAGCACGAAATTTCGGTGCGCTACACAGACGCGATGGCAGCAGCGGATCAGCAGATTGCCTTTCGGGAAACCGTGCGCGGCGTAGCCCTCCAGCATGGACTGATTGCCTCCTTCGTGCCCAAACTCTTTGCCGACCAGGCAGGAAGCGGCTGTCATCTGCATCTGAGCCTCTGGCGGCAGGGGGAGAACTTAATGCCCAATCGCCAAAACCCCGGCGAACTTAGCCCCCTCGCCCAATCCTTCATCGCCGGAATCCTCGATCATCTGCCTGCGCTAATGGCAATCACCACGCCCAGCATCAATTCCTACCGCCGATTGCAGCCCCACTTCTGGAGCGGAGCCTTCCGCTGTTGGGGACACGATAATCGGGAAGCCGCTGTCCGCATTCCTAGCAGTCCCAGCCAGCCCAGCCCCACCCACCTGGAACTGAAAACCGTAGACGCCTCCGCCAACCCCTACCTCGCCCTGGGAGCCACGATCGCCGCTGGACTGAACGGCATCAAACGCGGACTCATCCTCCCCAACGAAGTCACCCGCGACCCCGGCACCTTCTCCGAATCCGAACGACGAGAACGCCAGATCGATCGCTTACCCACAACCCTCGGTGAGGCGATCGACCATCTGAAACAGGATACCCATTTACTAAACGCTCTGGGAAGCCCTCTGGCACAGGCATTTCTGGCAGTTCGTCAAGCAGAATGGGCAGCGATGCAGGGCATGACGCTGGAGGAGGAAGTTGAAATGTTGGTGGAGCGGTATTAG
- a CDS encoding class I SAM-dependent methyltransferase codes for MTSTSTWQDVQKHVPVVGELKVKSPFAYQMTRAAIAASNQIVMGLTEAYINGAEIPDTALKSSLDKAAEICYKYFPSLLVPYEWLLKESDRLAEGSQELMEIQYDLPGSLFTLMLGESEQLYPKYTMALWEKGAQTLEQAQIQMLDDAIEKAEIKDGDEILDLGCGWGSAANRILARFPSAKVTSLNLSHEQCEYIRSKMEDPRSPLSSDRFVLCEQDFNDARFDAKFDKIIAIGLFEHIGNLTQSFRKLASFLKDDGKVFIHIITTQLPENITHPFINQYIFPNMRVWNFDVIPSVNQNLRTVDRWFLNGYNYAKTLSNWLSNFDQHQESLARLDYGMSYAKFRRIWRLYLMLCIAHFEACSGEILGNGQYLLVQT; via the coding sequence ATGACTTCTACTTCCACTTGGCAGGATGTTCAAAAGCATGTTCCGGTTGTTGGTGAATTAAAAGTTAAAAGTCCATTTGCCTATCAAATGACTCGTGCCGCGATCGCAGCAAGTAATCAAATTGTCATGGGTCTGACGGAGGCATATATTAACGGGGCAGAAATTCCTGATACTGCGCTTAAATCCTCTTTGGATAAGGCTGCTGAAATTTGCTACAAGTACTTCCCCTCCCTGCTCGTTCCCTATGAATGGCTGCTCAAGGAAAGCGATCGGCTTGCAGAAGGATCGCAAGAACTCATGGAAATTCAATATGATTTGCCAGGCAGCTTGTTCACCCTGATGTTAGGAGAAAGCGAGCAGCTATATCCTAAGTACACGATGGCTTTATGGGAAAAGGGCGCACAGACCCTTGAGCAAGCGCAAATCCAGATGCTTGATGATGCCATTGAGAAGGCAGAGATCAAAGATGGAGATGAAATTTTAGATTTGGGGTGCGGTTGGGGGTCAGCAGCAAACCGCATTCTTGCCAGGTTTCCTAGTGCTAAGGTGACTAGTCTAAATTTGAGCCATGAACAGTGCGAATATATTCGCAGCAAAATGGAAGATCCTAGAAGTCCCCTAAGCTCAGATCGGTTTGTACTCTGTGAACAGGACTTCAATGATGCAAGGTTTGATGCCAAATTTGACAAAATTATTGCCATTGGACTTTTTGAGCATATTGGAAATCTAACTCAATCGTTCCGAAAGTTGGCTTCCTTCTTGAAGGACGATGGCAAAGTTTTCATTCACATCATCACAACCCAGCTCCCTGAAAATATTACCCATCCTTTTATCAATCAGTACATTTTCCCAAATATGCGAGTCTGGAATTTTGATGTGATTCCCAGCGTCAATCAAAATCTGAGAACAGTCGATCGCTGGTTTCTCAACGGCTATAATTACGCAAAAACCTTAAGCAACTGGCTCAGTAATTTTGACCAGCATCAAGAATCGCTTGCGCGACTGGATTACGGCATGAGCTATGCTAAATTTCGCAGAATTTGGAGGCTTTACTTGATGCTTTGTATTGCACATTTTGAAGCTTGCAGCGGTGAGATTCTGGGCAATGGTCAATACTTGCTGGTTCAAACTTGA
- a CDS encoding fatty acid desaturase family protein, with translation MNSVDTKPMIPQAEYAKKLREFLPSEAFLPDSSKVWILLINLLILVSGWVIATDLNQWSVYFLWLYLPLALLMGNSVIVLLFSSHDLLHGSVIRNARTAHFLSLLGLTLLWMPPTLWKTLHNRVHHNKTNSIDDPDRNYLFQQPRTWEKWIQHCFAPSDEVSTIGLTLGMATAWGIYAFRNLVSVLLFNSSSVNFVPAAFQVNRKTRRTIAIELLIIGGIHLGILAYLQFQPLKLILAYFLPIGIGYAGIIFYVYTNHMFRQMTSVNDPLLNSVSLRVPKIFDLLHLNFSYHAEHHIFPGINSDYYPFVQDLIKTHYPDRTYILSAGEAWYLLLNTPRHYKDEMTLTDWSGERSISCPVLHPNSK, from the coding sequence ATGAACTCAGTTGATACAAAACCAATGATTCCTCAGGCTGAATATGCCAAGAAACTGCGTGAATTTCTGCCTTCTGAGGCATTCCTGCCTGATTCAAGCAAGGTCTGGATTCTCCTCATTAATCTGTTAATTCTTGTTTCAGGTTGGGTAATTGCCACCGATTTAAATCAGTGGTCTGTGTATTTTTTATGGCTTTACTTGCCGCTAGCTTTACTGATGGGAAACAGCGTCATTGTTTTGCTGTTTAGCTCCCACGATTTGCTGCACGGCAGCGTGATCCGAAATGCAAGAACAGCTCACTTTCTGAGCCTGCTTGGATTGACTCTGTTATGGATGCCACCCACTCTTTGGAAAACGTTACATAACAGAGTGCATCACAATAAAACAAATTCCATTGATGACCCCGATCGTAACTATTTGTTTCAGCAGCCTCGAACTTGGGAAAAGTGGATTCAGCATTGTTTTGCTCCATCGGACGAAGTGTCTACGATTGGGTTAACGCTGGGTATGGCAACCGCGTGGGGCATTTATGCCTTTCGCAATCTGGTTTCAGTGCTGTTATTCAATAGCAGTTCTGTTAATTTCGTTCCGGCAGCCTTCCAGGTCAATCGTAAAACCCGCCGCACAATCGCAATAGAGCTACTCATCATTGGAGGAATTCATCTGGGAATTCTGGCTTACCTCCAGTTTCAGCCGCTCAAACTGATTCTGGCTTACTTCTTACCGATCGGAATTGGTTACGCGGGCATTATTTTTTATGTTTATACCAACCACATGTTCCGTCAGATGACCTCAGTGAATGACCCTCTGCTGAACAGTGTTTCCCTGCGCGTTCCCAAGATTTTTGATCTTCTACACTTGAATTTTTCCTATCACGCTGAACATCATATTTTCCCAGGCATTAATTCTGATTACTATCCGTTCGTTCAGGATCTCATTAAAACTCACTATCCCGATCGCACGTACATTCTGAGTGCTGGAGAAGCCTGGTATTTACTGCTAAATACGCCCCGGCATTACAAGGATGAAATGACATTGACAGATTGGTCGGGAGAACGATCGATTTCCTGTCCTGTGCTGCATCCAAATAGCAAATGA
- a CDS encoding glycosyltransferase family 1 protein has product MSNQRLNGQINGKHSSSVPDLVCLSHLRWDFVYQRPQHLLSRCASERRVFFIEEPIFTDENHWRLEVSRRECGVWVAVPYLPKGLAEEVSIAIQQGLIDDLLAEQEIHDYICWFYTPMMLPIVEHLTPSLVVYDCMDELSAFKGAPTALRQREERLFDMADLVFTGGQSLYEAKRDRHPQVYAFPSSIDAVHFNQARQPQDDLADQAEIPHSRCGFYGVVDERFDIELLDRVAQAKPEWHFVIIGPVVKIDPASLPRHANIHYLGGKSYAELPHYLAGWDVALLPFARNESTRFISPTKTPEYLAGGKPVVSTSIRDVVRPYGEQDLVQIADTPDEFIAAIEAAMQQSQNSQWRDRVDAFLSQTSWDRTWSTMSGLMQKTIARKRQQFNEELPLTGSSKPGKSSPVSATEKATETKALTQHFTERKS; this is encoded by the coding sequence ATGTCCAACCAACGCTTAAACGGACAGATCAACGGCAAGCATTCGTCTAGTGTGCCCGATCTGGTTTGTTTGTCCCACTTGCGGTGGGATTTTGTGTATCAGCGTCCTCAGCATTTGTTGAGTCGGTGTGCATCGGAACGCAGAGTCTTTTTTATTGAAGAACCGATATTCACGGATGAAAATCACTGGCGATTAGAAGTGAGCAGGCGCGAGTGCGGTGTTTGGGTGGCGGTGCCCTACTTGCCAAAAGGCTTGGCAGAGGAAGTATCGATCGCCATTCAGCAGGGACTCATTGACGACCTGCTGGCTGAACAGGAAATTCACGACTACATCTGCTGGTTCTATACGCCGATGATGCTGCCGATCGTCGAGCATCTCACTCCATCGCTAGTGGTGTACGACTGCATGGACGAGCTTTCTGCCTTTAAGGGTGCGCCGACCGCCCTGCGCCAGCGAGAGGAACGGCTGTTTGATATGGCGGATCTGGTGTTTACGGGCGGACAGAGCCTCTACGAAGCAAAGCGCGATCGCCATCCCCAGGTTTACGCCTTTCCCAGCAGCATTGATGCCGTCCACTTTAATCAAGCCCGTCAGCCGCAGGACGACCTTGCAGACCAGGCAGAGATTCCCCATTCCCGGTGTGGCTTCTATGGTGTAGTAGACGAGCGGTTTGATATTGAATTACTCGATCGCGTCGCGCAGGCAAAACCGGAATGGCATTTTGTGATCATCGGTCCTGTGGTGAAGATCGATCCGGCAAGTTTGCCCCGTCACGCCAACATTCACTACCTGGGCGGAAAATCCTACGCCGAACTGCCCCACTACCTGGCAGGCTGGGATGTGGCGTTACTGCCCTTTGCTCGGAACGAGTCCACCCGATTCATCAGCCCTACCAAAACGCCGGAATATCTGGCAGGCGGCAAGCCCGTCGTTTCCACTTCGATTCGGGATGTGGTACGCCCCTATGGGGAACAGGATCTCGTGCAGATTGCCGACACGCCCGATGAATTTATTGCGGCGATCGAGGCAGCCATGCAGCAGAGCCAGAATTCCCAGTGGCGCGATCGGGTCGATGCCTTCCTGTCGCAAACCTCCTGGGATCGTACCTGGTCAACCATGAGCGGTTTGATGCAAAAGACGATCGCCCGCAAGCGGCAGCAGTTTAACGAGGAATTGCCGCTGACGGGTTCATCGAAGCCTGGAAAGTCGAGTCCTGTTAGCGCAACCGAAAAAGCGACGGAAACCAAAGCCCTCACCCAACACTTCACTGAGAGGAAGTCTTAG
- the glf gene encoding UDP-galactopyranose mutase, with protein sequence MFDYLIVGAGFAGSVLAERLASQLEKKVLIVDRRNHIAGNAYDHYDDHGVLVHRYGPHIFHTNSRDVFEYLSHFTDWRRYEHRVLASVDGQLVPIPINLDTINKLYGLKLTSFQVEEFFASVAEPREQILTSEDVVVSKVGRELYEKFFRNYTRKQWDMDPSELDRSVTARVPTRTNRDDRYFTDTYQAMPLQGFTRMFERMLTHPNIRIMLNTDYREIVDVIPFKEMIYTGPVDEFFDYRFGKLPYRSLQFKHETHDKPVFQPAPVVNYPNEHLYTRITEFKYLTGQEHSKTSIVYEYPKAEGDPYYPVPRPENAELYKKYKALADATPGVHFVGRLATYKYYNMDQVVAQALTIYKQLSSRESLEVVVNR encoded by the coding sequence ATGTTTGATTATTTAATTGTCGGTGCAGGATTCGCGGGTAGCGTTTTAGCGGAGCGACTTGCAAGCCAGCTTGAAAAAAAAGTATTGATTGTCGATCGCCGCAATCATATCGCGGGAAATGCCTACGATCACTATGACGATCATGGCGTGTTAGTCCATCGCTATGGTCCGCATATTTTTCATACAAACTCGCGGGATGTGTTTGAGTATCTGTCGCACTTTACCGATTGGCGACGCTATGAACATCGGGTACTTGCCAGCGTAGATGGTCAGCTCGTTCCGATTCCGATCAACCTGGATACGATTAATAAACTCTACGGATTAAAACTTACCTCATTCCAGGTCGAAGAGTTTTTTGCATCCGTGGCAGAACCGCGTGAACAGATTCTTACTTCCGAAGATGTGGTGGTGAGTAAAGTCGGCAGAGAACTCTACGAGAAATTCTTCCGCAACTACACCCGCAAACAGTGGGATATGGACCCGTCGGAACTCGATCGCTCCGTGACTGCCCGCGTGCCTACCCGCACCAATCGGGACGATCGCTATTTCACCGATACCTATCAGGCAATGCCGCTGCAAGGCTTCACGCGAATGTTTGAGCGAATGTTGACCCATCCCAATATTCGCATCATGCTCAACACCGACTACCGGGAAATCGTAGATGTGATTCCCTTTAAGGAAATGATCTACACGGGTCCGGTCGATGAATTCTTCGACTATCGGTTTGGCAAGCTGCCCTATCGATCGCTGCAATTCAAGCACGAAACCCACGATAAGCCCGTCTTCCAGCCTGCGCCCGTGGTGAACTATCCCAACGAGCATCTGTACACGCGGATCACCGAGTTCAAATACCTGACCGGACAGGAACACAGCAAGACCAGCATCGTGTACGAGTACCCGAAAGCGGAGGGCGATCCCTACTATCCGGTGCCCCGTCCTGAGAATGCGGAACTGTACAAGAAGTACAAGGCACTGGCAGACGCTACGCCGGGCGTGCATTTTGTGGGCAGACTCGCGACCTACAAGTACTACAACATGGATCAGGTGGTGGCCCAGGCACTCACGATCTATAAGCAGCTCAGCAGCCGGGAATCGCTGGAAGTGGTGGTTAATCGGTGA